The nucleotide sequence CTAGTGACAACATATTTCTTGCTGTCTAGtcttgagaatttggtgttgcaTCCTAGAGGAAATGACATAAcatggaaatgaaatatttattcagtGATTCATATTTCATGtaattaatcattttcattcCTTCTATTTAGGTCTCTGATGTAATTCAAACTGAGGGGAACAGGTATGATCTTTATTTCATCAtgtctttgcatttttctgtaTCCATTGATTAAATGGAAATATACCAATCATAGTTAGTAGAgttagtctcctctactaactatgtaCCAATTGACCCGAGTTCAGCCAACTAATGGTTTTTATAAGAATAGTGCTCACAAATTTGCATTGAATAAATTTGTTCTGAACAACTTCACCAAAtttcaaaaatagaaataacttCAAAAGACCTTTGTTCTTAAAAGTGATGTTTTTATGCCACTGTAATTTCTTTAGACAGATGgagataatactaaattattgCTGTAAAGGGGAGAATTCTACCATCTTAAAATTCCCTCATTATGATCtgattttcctttcatcagctcaagaattggaaataaaactgtTATTCCAGCCCTTGGACTAGCTTGGTCAAGTATGGTAACTACAAGACTGATGCTGTCACGCACAGAGCAACTGATACAACGCAATGATGGTGTAAGCCCTTGGTTTTCTCAAAATCATTTCTACCACctcaaaatgagaaattttctcTCTGTCTACTTTGCAGCAGTCGTTTTgtggggggggagagagagcaTGTGttgtgacaagaccaaacaacaaCTGCAAAGGAGACAAAGTCTTTGAAATGGTGAAATACCAGCTTAAGGCAAATTGTTTTCTTACATATGTATTTTAACCCACAGGAAAGGAACCCTGTGATCAAGAGATGTCTGCAGATTGTCTTTGCACCTCACCTGCCAAGCACATCTTGTTTCTACTACATAGATACTGAGGGAGTCCATGGATATAAAGAACAgatttgtaatgaaaaaaaagaaaattgatcaaTTCAAAGACAGTAAAGTTCAGGGGCCAAGTCAGAGTCCTTAGAGCAAGTTCCATTTCATGAGGTTTTCATTGGCTGGGAAGGACCTAAAATTTGAGCATCCTGTACAGTCAAATTTACATTGTACAAGCTAGCCTCCAAAGAGGCCCTAATTAGAATCACTGCAAGATGCAAAGATTTGAGACAAGTTGGGGAGAGGTTTGTTAGGGGCCTGGCACTAATAATGACTACTTGACTAACTCATGTTGATCAATGCTTCATACTTTCCAGCAGGTGAAGAAACTCTCATGCCAAAGTGCTTAAAATGAATACCAACATTAGTTTGCAAAAAACCCTTCTTAGCTGATTTACATTGCACAAAAATGCTCAGTCTGACTTgaaaatcaatgttttttttccttaaccctCTCTCTTCCAAGCAGGGTTGTCACTAAGAGCAGGTACAAGGCAGAAACCCATCAGCTGTCAGACCATTTTGAATGACTTTTCCACTTGTTGTCAAAGACAGAAAATAGGTATTTTTCGAACTGATTCTTACATCAATGTCTGGATAAATAAAGTTACTCAAATGTCACCGAATGCTAAAACTTGCATCTCAGAGAGACAAATTTGAATACCAGTCTTAATATAACAAATAAGctaaataaaatggaaataaagaaagagaaaataaaaaaagtaaaaaaaacaatattgaacTCCTTTTGATGCACAATTAATTTAAGAATACAAATCATTGAGTTTCATTCAGTAGCcttcttttgatgtcatttATTTGTTACAGATGAAAAGAAGGTATGACAGattgtttgaatttattttattaagtaTTATTAAAAGCTATTGCACTATCTCATCCAAATCAAGTTTACCCTGCTGATACAGGTGAATTAGAGAAATGACAAATTAAGCTTGTTCAATAATGAACATTATTAACTCTTAGCCAAAACTAAGACAGTTACTACTGCCTAATGGGTTACTCATTTgtcctaaaaaagaaaaagcaaagtaaaaagatgttttgcaaagaaaataacgGTGATTAAATTTTTGTGCCACTTCAGTGCCACATTCCTCAAATCTGCCACACAGATTCATGTTTTTTACAGAGAATTAGCATCATTTCATTGTTTCCTGTCTTTAACTAGTAAAGCTGTATGCTGTCCTCCAGCAGAAATCCCCAACACCTCATGATGTTCAGACTGCAAGTTCTTCCCTTCCACTTTCACTGGCGAATATTCATCCTCATCCTCTCCTGTACCCAGCTGAAGGCAACTTCCAAAACCCCATGAATATAAATCTCCCTTGCTTGAGACAGCCAAGCTGACAGCTTCGCCACAAGCAATCTTGCAAATAGGGTTCCATTCTAATGCAGCAACTAAAACTGGGGAGGTGGTTTCCTTAGCATCTTCACCCAAACCAAGTCTTCCATATTCTGCTCTTCCCATTGCATACACTTTGCCGCTTGAGTCCAGAACAATTGTGTGGTGCTGACCGCTGGCTATACTGACACACTTGTCATTGTCTGAGTTTAAGGATGTAAGTGCTTCCACCTTTGTTGGagcataaagagtttcaagatCTCCAGTTCCTAGCTGCCCATAGTTGTTTAGTCCCCATGCATATACCCCACCATCTTGAGAAACAGCAAATGTGGAGTAGCTACCACAGAAAATgtctttaaatttcatttttttcttgtcacgaACTTGTTTTGGGTTTAAGATGTACTGCAAACCCCTACGCCCCCCACGGCTAGTAAAGCATCCCATTATTCTTCCCAATTGGCCTTGTTCTGCACAGCCCCAagtgaaaatatttccttcctTTGTCAATGCAACTGTATGGTCATTCCCAGATGCTACTTTGATAATGGGGTTGCTCTTAAGGGATAGGATAACTGTAGGCTTGTGTTTGATACCATCTGCCTGCAGACCAACTTGTCCACTTGCATCCTACACATGAATTCAAATCATTATGCCAATTACCATGATGTTATAACTTAAAACAACAAAGATAGAATTGAGGGACAGAGAAAAATGCCCCAAGTACCATCAAGTAGGATTTGTTGATTCCACTTTCAAGAGTGACTCATACAAAGCCTTTTAAACAGGAATTAGTTTTTCAAGACACAATATGGGAACATCTAGGGAAAGAGACAGACCATACAAGTTGGAAAGCCAATGCCTCTGACTTTCTCCTGTAACAGCTTGGAAATTGGTGACCATGTCAGTTAAATGTAGACCTGAAACTTCAGTTAATGAAAGACTTGTACTTGAAGcaacaaactttaaaaatatgaaacagtTGTTTATCTATTTTATCAACTTCAAGATGATGATCACCTGCATGTTTAAAACTGcccacaacaaaaacaaaacagcttaaCAATGAACAAATAACTTTGCTGCCTACAAGTACTGGGTTCATAAAAGTCCTCCATCAGAATATGTAACACTGTAACATTTagtaaaaaataacaacttacaagttttgtttgatttaattcaATCACTCTTCTTCATGGGGCATCAAGGTCCAAtcatatttaaataaatttatttctgataATTACCCTGTATGTCCCCCAACCATATACTATTCCTTGGTCGGACAATGCCATTGTATGACTGTCACCTGCTGACACCATGACAACATTTAGACTTTCTATATCTTTTACTGGACCAGCAGTAAACTCTTCACCATTCTCACTTGAAGTAACACGGCCTAATGCACCCTCATCATTACAACCCCAGGTATAAACCTGTGTAAGAAAACAGCACTCatattaattaacttttaaacTTTCACCCTCTAGATCTGTACAATTATTCTCTCAGCATGATCCATTTCTTTGTTAATGAGTACAGAGTTGTTATTAAGAAGTGTAGTAGGAAGCtaaaccattacaatttcctcacatgtgattggtgcatcagctgctttatattTCACTAATCACTTTGTacagttgtaattggacagttgcctgtaattggacacctgtaatcgcacagttgaagcagccaatcatactaggtccactcagctaaatccaccaatcacagaattgatcacaataaccatagcaacaaccacttcctcttttaaaaaaaaaaaagaatgggagatttcccaatttttttgctttagacATTGTCCCTAGTGGAGATGTTTgtcataaatatatatttttttggaaattgtaatggtcaTGATTACCGTATTTACTCCTGTATAAGTTGATCTTTAATGACCACAAAGTCAGCCCAAAAAATCACCCTCAACTTATACATGAGTCATACACAAAGACCTGACCcaagcaatccaagaaattagCATAACAATTGCCTGAGGTTGGTTAGAAAAACCAAGTTTATAAAACCAGTTCTAACTGTGTTCGAGTTTCGTCACTTTTCAGTGCATTCttcatcaacaaaaatgtttgaaataataaattttaagtgGCTGAACACAAAGTTACTGGAGTTGATTTCTATTGTGTCTTTGGATTGTAGGGCAGACATTTTTGCTTGCAGCTTTGCTGCTGTCTGTGGTGCCGAACTATCGTTTTTATCAAACGATTTCTGTAGCCTAGTGACCCGGGAAATGCTGTTGTCTCACGCGGTCCTGCTTGTTACGCGTGATACTTCAAAGCTCTTCAGTGTTCCTTAGGTCTACTTAATCTCCTTTCAAACTCAACATTAAGATAAAGGTTAGTTAAATgcaagaatatttcattttcaatgtgaattacaaaatatggtaagataCTTCTCCAATAAATCGAAGTGCTCATGTATGTCTAAATCGTGGTGATATAAACAAGTGCTAAAATACTTCACACCACACAGTTACATTTTGCTCTGCAGCCTTTTGAATTCCCcgtgttttcaatacattctcAGAAATAAGAGATTATCTTTTTGGGAAATTCCTATTTGTctgcattttacttttttaactagaaatgatgaaaaatccgATTTTTGACCTTGAAAATGGAGGTTGACTTATACACAAGTTTGACTTGTACACAAGTAAATACagtaattggtaacaggactttgtgtcgtccaattctgtctgtaatcatactcatgattgacaaattggactctTGCTTCACAGACATCCAATTTTGTtgatcacttgtatgattacagaccaaattggactccactcggtcctattaccattattaattgtTTAACTCCCTCAGTGGTTACTCCTAAGCGCCCAGAAATCGATTCACCAAATACCATCTAAACCCATAACACCCTTACATCACtttgcatattctctgtactgttccctatacatttcctacagtAATGACAAGAAATCATTTCTTCAATTCTCATTACCCTAATGTTTAATTCAGCAGTGATAATGCAAGGAGGAATTAGACATTAGATAGGGGTTGAAAAGGTAAGGATAGCACTGTTGATAAATCATGAAACATGATATCACCTTTCCACTGTTTGTGAGAGCTACAGTATGCATTCCTCCACATTCCACTTGCACAATTTCCAGATCATCAAGTCCTTTCACAATGGctggtttctttctttccaagatTTCTTCACCCAAACCCAACTGCCCCACATCACCCTGCCCAAGTGTCAAGACATGCCCAGTTTCTCTAAGGTCAACACTTGCAGCTTCTGTAATAAAACAGAGTTATTGctcaaataataataactttaataTCTGTgatcaaaaacagaaaaaaatcttatGCTCTCTATATAAGATGGTTTAAAGAAAACCAAGGCTCTATTGTATGATTCAGTATACAGTGCTTTTTCtcatacttaaaaaaaatatacatttttgcCACGCATGAAATTTTGGATCTTGTTTACTGTTGGTAATCTCGAGCGATACATTGGTTGCCTGTTGATCAATACTCAGTCAACAGTTGGTCGATATAGCTTTTAGTTCACTGATACTTTGCGGATACTTCACCAATACCTTGCTGACAATTCACCGAGTATTGGTTGATAGTTGATAGACTCTCGGTTGATGGTCAACACACAGTCCACAGACTACTTGAGTAACACTACTTGACTAACACACACACACTAACTTGTTTTGCATTCTTCCCTATGGATTTTTGAGCAAAAGAGAGACTGCTTGTCTAGCCCCACACCAAAACATTTTCCCCCATCACATGATAGCATTAGTTGATGACATCATTGCTTAAAAAGGAAGCCATTGGACtgctttattacacccattttgaaatcactggtggtccccgtaatctgattggctctaattgatgcgatttGTTAAAGAATTGaagcattttttgcttttgatcgcatctttttcccagccaatgaggaggctacactaaaaacaaaataaccgATCAGATTTTAAGTAactgatcaaattgcaggaaaatgaaaaacaaagagtatcatgtggcaaattttgcaacttttgtttcttaactcttactttttccccccaaaaaaatggacatgaatttaatttcagaccagctcagtactgcgtcaataaaacatttgaactgaccaagtcctgtacttgggtgatttcaaaatagatgtaataaactggtaattgaaccttgtgtcatgcaattttggtctgaaatcatacttgtgatttcaaattgaactcgtGCTGTGtgctaatttgaatttgaaatcacatgtataatttcagcccaaattgcactccactcagtacAATTACTATTATGAATTAACACACTTGATTGATACTCAACACTGATATTCGACCGACAACCGACCGATATACCACCCACAGTTGGTATATTGACTGACACTCGGCCGATAGTTGGTCGCTATATTGACTACCTATCGACCGACTATCGACCGACTATCGACTGACTatcggccgactgtcggccaactgtcggccaactgtcggccaactgtcgaCCGACTGTCAACTGACTGTCGACCGACATATCGGTCGAGTATCGACCAACTCTCGATCGATATATCGACCGCTATATCGGTCACGAGTACCTACAGTGAACATGATCCGAAATCTTTATGCTGTGTAAGCTTTAAAAATGCAAAGCAATTTGAATTCAGTTATTTAAATTCCAACAGATGATATGTAGCTAGCTCTACAGGTCAAAGAAGCATCAAATTAACGAAACCAGGAACAGACAAAGGTTGATCCTGGCAACACAAGTAATAGGTGCACGTTTAGTAAGAAATGCTGACCTCGCTTCTCTTTCTTCTTGTTGACTGCTTCTTTCGCCGGCTCCTCTGCCTTTCTTTTGCTTATCTGGCGTTTCCTTGCAGGCATTCTTGATTGTTATTTTCGTTCGCCCAAACAGAGCCAAGGTAACAGAGAAACAGCAAAAAGGCTCTGaactttcaacaattcaaatgGCTACGTTGAGCTCACCTCGTGCTAATGCGCGCGCATAGAAGGCGGGAGATTTGAAAGTCTCGTGGGACGATGTCGGGACTCCTTCGGGATAGTTTCGGGACCTTGTCGTCAGTTTCGGCAAGTTTGGTGATCTCAAAGCTTGTAACTTTTTCACGCTATTGACatgatttcttatttttttaacacttcGTCTAGAAGTCGTccgaaaaaaatacattacaGAGTTATCTATCAATGAAAATCTTGCTTGTTGCTCTGTTGGAATATATGCATATTCGTCTTTATTTTCTCATCCTGTGTATACAGCATTTGACTTTAAATTATCAAGTTATCTTTTTTCATCCCCCcccccaaatttttttttgtccaattttttgTTCGGATTTCGAATCAACAGGATACACCCGCCCGCGCCCCATCCCGGTAAGTAAATATTTTGACAATGTAACACATGCGCAGATCTGTAACCATCTGGAAGTGGAAATGAACATGGCTGCCGCGTCATGAATGAACTTCGAGAGGTTACTGGTGATACTTTCTCCAATTTCATCTCGATGTGTGGGACACAAATATGTTCCATAAAGGGAGAGCCCATCCGGATATCAAGAAAACTACGCAAAGATTTATAGATCCCAAAAAGGAAAGCCAAAGTCGGCTACGGGCTTTACGAACTCTGTTAGGTGCGAGCGATCTTTCATCTTGCAAACTGGTGAAAATTTCTAATACTGCTTTAGATCTGCATGCATAGCGTCATTCAATTAATTTGCGTTTGCAATTTTCCCTCAGATTACTTTGATCCGTCTGACTCGAGGATATTTTTCAAAAGCCATTACTCGGAAATATTCTACGTATTTCACGATGTATTTTCCATGGTTGAGACGAACCTCAAGACTAAAGGTCagtatttttgaaagaaatttcacCAGACTTGTCCTTTTGCATAGATATTGGACACAATATTACAGCGGTGTGCTTGAGAGTCCTGCAATTGGTCAAGATGAATGTTTTGGTTATTAGAGCTCGTAGGTAGAGTCGAGTTGCAAACGACTAATTAGACTGTCAGTTTTGTGACCGTGTAAATGTAGAGCGCAACCTTctcatttttctgtttatttttttaggcCACAAATCGCAAGCGGGAGACCTCGATTCGGTTCTCTTCATTTTAGAGGTACGGCGGAGGGATTCTAAACATATTTGTCACTAGCTTAAATTTGTTCATGATAACGTTTATGTATTTATGAATCACAGCAATGTAATTCTAGCGATGCCGAGCGTTCAGAATGTTTCGTTAAGTTTGTGATAAACATAAGCTTGTTTATGGTTTGCCTGCAACTGATATCAAAATGCTTACAGTCAAGTTCGTTTTCATGTTGCATTTGAAGTAATggcttatttttattattattgaacAGAGAATATTGCGCTATCTTCCCGAGTTAATCCAAAAGCGATGGCAGTTCAACAGTATTGGTAAATATGCTGATTTGTTTGACGTTgatacaaaattaaactttgaaatcCATAATATTATATTTTCAGTAGGTCTCTAAACgccaaataaaaaattcaagcaGCCATATGTCCATTTAGTCCGAAATTCCGCAGTGATTTAAGTAATCCTATTATatcttttgtttacatttcctCTAATTAGTATAGCTCTAATTTACTATTGACAGCTTTCCTCCTACCCAAGGAGAGGTGATAAttaggttcttttttttttttcggaaaaaaatttaaattcatatCCTGTCTAAAAATCTCTAGCTTTACCATGGTGAGACTTAAACAAAGAGAATTTCACTGTCTTCTTCCATTTTAGGCCATGGAAACTAGATAAGCCAACAATTTTCATTGTGGAAAATCTCTATTGATCAGCTAAATGTACTTTGCTGGTGTTTATTACTTGTATTAAAGCTTGACTCACTCAGAATCCTGTCAAGCTGTTTGATAAACACCTCAAATTGATTTGGAGAAGCCTACATTTTTAGCAGCAGTGATGTTAAAAGTGGACCGAGACTCCATATATCGTTTACATGTTTGTTAATGTTGATAATCTTACATAGCTGCTTTGGAAAGACAGGAAGAACCTATGTTCTTGCCTTGTATGAATTATGATAATTCATTTTCTGGCCTTAAATTTCCACATAGCACGTGTAATGCGAAAGCTTCTTCATCGTGGAAATGTCCTAAAGGTGAGATGTTACACACATCTTTTAAATATATTGCTCTTATTGGAAGGGGAAGTCATTAGTTTAACTTTCAATAAAACGTAGGCTGTTACAAGGTTTCTGGGTCTGTGGCATTCTTTATCTCAAAATGATATTTGAGAAGTTTATTTCCATATTGGCATCTTCACCCTGGCCTTTTACTCCTTGATCCTTCCTCCTCCCTTCCTTCCCCCCTTCCTCTCTCcttcctccccccttccccccttcctccccccttcctcccctTCCTCTCTCGTTCCTCTCCCCTTCCttccccccttcctccccccttCCTCTCTCCTTCCTCTCCCCTTCCTCCCTCCTTCCTCCCCTTCCTCTCTTCTTCCTCCCCTTCCTCTCTCCTTCCGCCCCTTTTCATCTCTTCTTCCTCCCCCCTTCGTCTCTTCCTCCCCTTGATCTCTCCTTCTTCCTCCCCCTTCCTCTGTCCTTCCTCCCCCCTTCCTCTGTCCTTCCTCCCCCCTTCCTTCCCTTcctccccttcctccccccttcctcccccttTCATATCTTCTTCCTCCCCCCTTCGTTTCTTCTTCCTCCCCTTCCTCTCTCCTTCTTCCTAGCTTTCCTCTCTCCTtcctccccccttcctcccccttCCTCCCCCTTTCCTCCCCCTTCCTGCAAGAATGTTATGCTGTTGTCATCTGTATTTTGAAGTACTTAAGGTGAAAATCACATCAGAATAACCCTTGCCAGAACCAGTCTGTCACACTAAGCTGTATTGCATTATGAGAACAGAA is from Pocillopora verrucosa isolate sample1 chromosome 7, ASM3666991v2, whole genome shotgun sequence and encodes:
- the LOC131774567 gene encoding regulator of chromosome condensation-like isoform X1 is translated as MPARKRQISKRKAEEPAKEAVNKKKEKREAASVDLRETGHVLTLGQGDVGQLGLGEEILERKKPAIVKGLDDLEIVQVECGGMHTVALTNSGKVYTWGCNDEGALGRVTSSENGEEFTAGPVKDIESLNVVMVSAGDSHTMALSDQGIVYGWGTYRDASGQVGLQADGIKHKPTVILSLKSNPIIKVASGNDHTVALTKEGNIFTWGCAEQGQLGRIMGCFTSRGGRRGLQYILNPKQVRDKKKMKFKDIFCGSYSTFAVSQDGGVYAWGLNNYGQLGTGDLETLYAPTKVEALTSLNSDNDKCVSIASGQHHTIVLDSSGKVYAMGRAEYGRLGLGEDAKETTSPVLVAALEWNPICKIACGEAVSLAVSSKGDLYSWGFGSCLQLGTGEDEDEYSPVKVEGKNLQSEHHEVLGISAGGQHTALLVKDRKQ
- the LOC131774567 gene encoding regulator of chromosome condensation-like isoform X2 — encoded protein: MHTVALTNSGKVYTWGCNDEGALGRVTSSENGEEFTAGPVKDIESLNVVMVSAGDSHTMALSDQGIVYGWGTYRDASGQVGLQADGIKHKPTVILSLKSNPIIKVASGNDHTVALTKEGNIFTWGCAEQGQLGRIMGCFTSRGGRRGLQYILNPKQVRDKKKMKFKDIFCGSYSTFAVSQDGGVYAWGLNNYGQLGTGDLETLYAPTKVEALTSLNSDNDKCVSIASGQHHTIVLDSSGKVYAMGRAEYGRLGLGEDAKETTSPVLVAALEWNPICKIACGEAVSLAVSSKGDLYSWGFGSCLQLGTGEDEDEYSPVKVEGKNLQSEHHEVLGISAGGQHTALLVKDRKQ